AAGTGGTTGGTCATGGTCGTCACGACAAAATCCGCATTATCAAAATGCGTCGTCGTAAACACTACCGTAAACAACAAGGTCACCGTCAATGGTTCACTGAGTTGAAAATTACTGGTATTTCAGGCTAATCACGAGGAGTAAGAGACATGGCAACTAAAAAAGCCGGTGGATCGACGAAGAACGGTCGTGATTCAAACCCAAAAATGTTAGGTGTTAAAGTTTACGGCGGTCAAGCTGTAACTGCTGGTAACATCATCGTTCGTCAACGTGGTACTGAGTTCCACGCTGGTGCAAATGTTGGTATGGGCCGTGACCATACTTTATTTGCTACTGCTGACGGCGTAGTAAAATTCGAAGTGAAAGGTCAATTTGGCCGTCGCTACGTAAAAGTTGAAACTGTATAAGTTTTAGCTTTAAAAAAAGGCCCACATTTTGTGGGCTTTTTTTATGGAATTTAATCTAGTGTATCTTCATCATGATGAATGAAATTCTACAAACAACATGAATAACATAACAAAATATCTTATTTTCTCAATGATTAGCACAGAGTTTGTCGGTTAATATGAGTCTTGAATTAAGAGCTTGCTAAGTTTCATAACTTTGAAAGAAGGCAAGTTGTCTTACAGCAACTAAAAAGGTGATGACATGAATATGCTTCGTAAAACTATGTGTGCTATTACACTCAGCGCGTCAGTGCTTGCTCCTGTAATGAGTACTACAGTGTTTGCTGCGCCTGTAGCAGCACCGGAGCAACAGGCAATTGGGAACCTGGTTAATCAGTTATCAGGATTACAGCGTTTGACTGCCGATTTTGAACAAACAACTAAAGCTAATACAAAAACTGTGGCACAGAAAAAGAGTTTAAGTGCACAGCATATGAACCAGACATTCAAAGGCTCAATGAAAGTTGAACGTCCGGGGAAATTTTATTGGGAAACAGTAAGTCCGTCTAAACAAACGATTGTAACGAGCGGGAAAACAGTTTGGATTTATGATCCAGATTTACAACAAGCTGTACGCCAAAGCTTAGATGATCAGGTTGCAGATACGCCGGCGTTATTACTCTCTGGTAATACTAATCAAATCATGAAGTCTTATCGTGTAACGCAACCAGATAAATCAAAACTCTATTTCACATTATTCCCTAAAAAAGAAGATGGTGCTTTCCAAAGCTTAACGATTAGTTTTGGAGCAAATAAAGCGCCAACACTTATGGTATTACAAGACTCATTAGGCCAAACCACCTATGTGCGCTTTAATAATGTGAAAGTAAATGCTTCAATTCCAGCATCGGTCTTTAACTTTACGCCACCAAAAGGCACAGATGTTATTGACCAATAATTGAAGCCTCTTCAAAAAAAGCTGCCTTTCACGGTAGCTTTTTTTATATAAGAGAGATAGATACATTTTTTAACCCCACCTTGATCAGACGCTTTGTATAGTGATAGAGGTAAATTCATGGGGATTATTATGCGACTTTACGATAAAAAAATTATTTGTATTCTTCCATTAATGGCTGCAATGGCAATTGTGAGTGGTTGCCAACCAAAGTCGGCAGCCAAAGACGAGCAGGCTGCTTCGACTGCAAAAGTTAAAGAAGCGAAAGAGGTTGGTGTTCCTGTAATTCAGGCAAAAGTAATCCCAGTAAAGTTGCCGAAATCAAAAGTTTGTTTAGAAGATGGTTGTACTGAGTATGACTTTCAAACAGTACAAACCAATCAAAAGTGGATTAATGATTACTTCACTAATCGAATAAAGAAAGCAGATCCGAATGCTTTTGCAAATTTAGCTGATCAGCCAGTCGACGTACCTGAAGGTGAGCCACGTTCGAGTCAAAGTGCAATTTATGTCCGCTATTTAGGGCAAAATTATAATCTTGCAACTTTTGCATTACAGACCTATTCATATTCTGCTGGTGCAGCACATGGCATGTCACATCAAGAGTTTGTGACTTTTGATTTATTAAATAAAAAACATATTACTGTTGCCGAGTTGATTCAGCCAGATGTTGAAAAACAATTAGTTGATGCTCTTTTTGATGCGAATACAAATTGGCTTCAAGAGCATAATATTAGCCGTGAAAAACTGCAATTAAGTGATAATTTCTACTATGGCGCAAATGGGATTGTTTTTGTCTATCCGATTTATGAGTTGGCTTCTTATGCTGAAGGAATGTCTGAATTAACGCTGCCGTATTTTGAAGCAAGTAAATTCATTAAACCTGAGTATTTACCGAGTGTGCCAAACTATAAGTTCTAAAATAGGTGATCTATTCTAAGAATTGTGTGAAAGCTATTCGTTATGAAGATGATCACTATATTTTTTAGTGTGAAGGCCTTACACTATAGCCAGTTTTTTACCCATATTATGATTGATTATGATCGACCCTAAGTTACTCAGAAATAATATTGAAGCAGTTAATGCGGCTTTGGCAAAACGTGGCGTTCAATTAGATGTTCAAGAATGGGCTTCTTTAGAAACTCACCGTAAAGACTTGCAATCAAAAACTGAAAAATTGCAGGCAGAACGTAATGCCGGTGCAAAACAAGTGGGTCAGATTAAAAAATCCGGTGGTGATGCTTCTGAAATCATGGCGCGTATGCAAGCGATTGGTGATGAAATCAAAGCTGCTGAAGTTGCTTTGTCAGAGCTCCAAAACGAAATTGAACAAAAAGCGCTTAGCATTCCTAACTTACCAGATGAATCTGTTCCTGCTGGTAAAAATGAAGATGATAACGTTGAAATTTCAAAATGGGGTACGCCTCGTCAGTTTGAATTTGAAATTAAAGATCATACCGATTTAGGCGAGTGGATGGGCGGTTTAGAGTTTGAAACCGCGACTAAATTGACTGGTTCACGTTTTAGCGTTTTAAAGGGCTCTTTAGCGCGCCTACAACGTGCTTTAACACAGTTCATGCTTGATACCCATACTTTAAAGAATGGCTATACAGAAGCTTATGTGCCTTATTTAGTAAATGCTGATTCACTTCGTGGTACTGGTCAATTGCCAAAATTTGAAGAAGATTTATTTAAACTTCAAGGTGAAAAAGAATATTACCTCATCCCTACAGCAGAAGTTCCTGTTACTAACTTCGTTCGTGATGAGATTATTGATACCGAACGCTTGCCATTAAAATATGCAGCACATACACCATGTTTCCGTAGTGAAGCTGGTTCTTATGGTCGCGATACCCGTGGTTTAATTCGTCAGCATCAGTTTGATAAAGTTGAGATGGTGCAAATCGTTAAACCTGAAACTTCTATGCAAGCACTTGAAGACCTTACTGCACATGCTGAGGGCATTTTGCAGGCACTTGGTTTGCCATACCGCAAAATTTTGCTCTGTGGTGGTGATATGGGGTTCGGCGCGATTAAAACTTACGACTTAGAAGTTTGGGTCCCAAGCCAAAATACTTACCGTGAAATCTCAAGCTGCTCTAATATGGGTGATTTTCAAGCACGCCGCATGAAAGCACGCTACAGAATGGATCAAAAGAAGACCGAATTGGTGCATACTTTAAATGGCTCTGGTCTAGCTGTGGGTCGCACTTTGCTTGCTGTAATGGAAAATTACCAACGTGAAGATGGTTCTATCGAGATTCCAGAAGTATTGCGCCCATATATGGGTGGTTTAACATTTATTGACTAAGCTTTGCATCTAAATTGTGCACGGTTTTTGCTTAACCAAAATCAGATGATTAATGTAGAGGTTTAAGGTGGATATTTTTCCAATCTCTTTAAAGTTGCAACAGCAACGTTGTCTGATTGTGGGTGGTGGGCATATTGCTTTGCGCAAAGCAAATCTTTTAGCCAAAGCAGGAGCAGTAATTGATATTATTGCTCCGGCAATTGAAGATCAGCTTTTATCGTTGATTCAGGCAACTGGAGGGCAGTACTTTGCTGAGACCTTTGCCGAAAATTCTTTAAATACCCCTTACAGATTAGTTATTGCTGCTACTAATGATGCGCAAGTAAACAAAGCTGTTTTTGAACAATGTGAAGCGCGTAATTTACTGGTAAATAGTGTCGATGATATTCCACACTGTCGTTTTATGGTTCCAGCGATTATTGATCGTTCTCCATTGATCATTTCTGTTGCTTCAAATGGCGCATCGCCAGTTTTATCTAGACAACTTCGTACTCAAATCGAAACGATTGTTCCACATGGCATGGGTAAATTGGCTGAGTTTTCTGGTCAATGGCGTAAGCAAGTAAAAGAGAAAATTACTAACCCCGATGAGCGTCGAATCTTTTGGGAAAACCTCTATGCTAGCCCATTAAAAGAACAAGTTTTTAATGACAATTTAGAAGTTGCAAATGATTTGATTCAGCAAGCCTTAACAGAGTGGACTGCACCTAAAGGTGAGGTTTATTTGGTCGGGGCTGGACCAGGTGATCCTGAGCTACTGACACTAAAAGCATTGCGTCTCATGCAACAAGCAGATGTGGTGATTTATGATCGTTTGGTGTCTGCACCAATTTTAGAACTTTGCCGTCGTGATGCGACCAAAATTTATGTTGGTAAAGCCCGTTCAAATCACTCTGTTCCCCAAGATGGTATCAATGCTTTATTGGTTGAATATGCTCAAAAAGGAAAGCGTGTTTGTCGTCTAAAGGGTGGCGATCCATTTATCTTTGGGCGTGGTGGTGAAGAGATTCAAGAGCTAGTTGAGGCGAATGTCACTTTCCAAGTGGTACCGGGCATAACAGCAGCATCAGGTTGTTCTGCTTACGCAGGTATTCCATTAACTCATCGTGACTATGCACAAAGTGTCCGTTTCTTGACTGGGCATTTAAAGGAAGGTTCACCTGAACTCCCTTGGAATGAACTAGTTTATGAAAATCAAACTTTAGTCCTTTACATGGGGTTGGTTGGTTTGGAACGCATTTGTGAGCAACTTATTGCTCATGGTCAGCGTGCTGATATGCCTGTAGCCTTAATTTCTAAAGGAACTACACCAGAACAGAAAGTTATTGTTGGAACATTAGCTGATATTGCAACTAAAGTGTCTGAACATCATATCGTAGCGCCGACTTTAACCATTATTGGTGAAGTGGTGAGTTTACGTGAACAGTTAAAATGGCAATAAGTTCATCTGAATTTATTGCTGGTTATTAAAGTCGAGAAAATTTGTGATTCATGTTGTTCTATACGAGCCTGAAATTCCTGCCAATACAGGCAATATCATTCGTTTATGTGCTAATACGGGCGCACAGTTACATTTAGTCAAACCCCTAGGTTTTGAGTTGGATGATAAAAAACTCAAAAGAGCAGGCCTTGATTATCACGAATGGGCACGTATGCAGATTTGGGACAACATTGAACTGTGTCTTGCAGACTTAAAAGCTAAAGGTGTTGAGCATGTTTTTCCACTCACCACTAAAGGCTCAGCGACTCCACATACAGTCGATTTGAATCGACCTGTGGCTTTACTGATGGGGCCAGAAACACGCGGTTTGCCTGAGCATGTTCGCTTAATGTTTCCGCAAGAACAATGGATCCGTTTGCCGATGGCTGAAAACTCAAGAAGTTTAAATTTATCTAATGCAACGGCTGTGATTGTTTATGAAGCATGGCGTCAGCAGGGTTTTAAAAACTTAGGATAAGTTATCTAATTTTAAGTAAGAATAAGGCCACAATTGTGGCCTTATTTGTTTTAGATATCCTATTTAGGGAAAATTACACCACTTGCTAAATCATAATTTGTTGGTGAGTTGGTATAGACCGATCCAAGTCGAACTGCAAAGAACCAACCTAATTTACCTTGGTCTTGAATTCGATTTTCAACGAGATATGGCTCATCTGTTTCGGATGCAGCATCTTCAATAAATACTTTATATTCAACAGGTCCCGTATTTTCACTATCACGCTCAAATAGATAACCATCAATATTAAAGAAGCCTAGATTATTGTTTGCATCAACCAGTCTATAACCTTCAGCTGCCTGCTCTTTAAGAAGTTTTTCAAGTTTAATTGCATCATCCTTGTTAAACGGAATATGTTGTGGAACTTCAAAATAACGATACGCATAGGTTCCGTTATGTGTACTGCTATTTACGCAAGTAGGTACATAGAAGGTTCCATTCGTTGTGCCATTATTAGTGAATGCTGAGTTTGCATAAATTAGCTTACAACCTTGTGCACCAAGTTCGTTGAAGGCATTTAAAATTGTTGTGCGAGAGGTATTGGTTAAGAATCGATTAGAGTAAGTGTAAGTTGCTGGTTTCTTATCATTTTTCACAAATAGATATTTATCTGTATTAGATGTAACTTCTCCAAATGAAAGTTTATATATATAGCCTAAGCTACCTTGTTTATTTAGCTCATTCACCCATAGTAAATAACGGTTTGCTACCGAGTTGGTTTTAACATCAACTGTTTTATAGGTGTATGTATCAGTGGTTTTATTGTTTTTGACATATAAATTTTTATATAGGGCAAAGCTACTATCAGGATTATTCAAACTTACAGATGGTGTGAGAAGGGCATAGCCTTGGCGTCCTTGATCGTTAAGTTGGGTCAATAGATCTGCCCAAGATTCTTTATTGTCCCCTAGTCTATAACTTGCTGTTGCCAATACTTGGGTTGGCTTTTGCATGCTTGCTGATGGTGTTGTTTTTGTGAAGCAAGTAGTTGTTAAATCAAAGTTTGCTTGCTGTAAATAATTATGTATCGCATTTGGTTCATCCGTAGGGACTAGGCAAAATTGATTTGCATTTTTAAACCCTAGAATAGCTGGCTGTTTCTGAGTTAGCTTTCCTGCTACTACAAGCTGCCAATCTACTTTGTTATAGCTTGAGGTTTGTATTGTCTGAGGTGCTCCAATATTTGAAACCAGACTAAAATCTTCAGCTTGGCGGTAACTTGCAACAATGTTACCTGTACAGTTCGATTCATTCTCATAACGTATTGTTTCACTAGCAAATCGAACGCTGTTATCAGAAACTTTAATGACGTTCATTTTTAGAGCAGAACCGTTAATACAACCTCCTTTGCCCGCTAACCAACTTCCAACAAAGCGATCCGCTACACTTGTTGGTGTTGGTGTTGGTGTTGGTGTTGGTGTTGGTGTTGGTGTTGGTGTTGGTGTTGGTGTTGGTGTTGGTGTTGGTGTTGGTGTTGGTGTTGGTGTTGGTGTTGGTGTTGGTGTTGGTGTTGGTGTTGGTGTCGGTGTCGAATCATTATCGTCAGACCCACACCCACTTAAAGCTATAAAAATCAAAGCAATGCTGCTTCCTTTTACTATGTTATTCATCACATGAACCCTTTTTTTATTAAAAATGTGAAAATTTAACATTTTTAAAATAGATCAATTATAATGCAGTTGTAAAGATCAAATTTGAAAAAAGGTTCAACATGGCAGCTTATAATCAAATTGAAATATTCGAAAAAAGTCAAAAATGGTTTGACCAGTTGCCATTAGAATGGAAAAACTGGCTTGAAGAAAATTTAGAAAAAGGGTGTGGAGTTGAACAATTAGTCGATGTATTAAAAGCAAATGGATTTGAGCCAAGATTTGAAATGAATGATTTGAAATTTCAGACTTTATCGGATCATGATCAAGAGTGGATAATTGAACAAGTTTTAAATAAGGTCACGTCTACGGAAATAGTAAAAATATTAATAGAGCAGGGGCATAATGATTTAAAAGTAAAAGAATATTTAAATAATTTAGAAAATAATCAGTTATATAAAATTTTGAAGAAAAAGCATCATCAACTTAAAAAACGTGAATGGTTAATAGACACTGTAGATCAATTGGCACAGCTAAACTCTGGCTATAGTGAAGAAATTCCTTCAATTACTGCTCCACAGTTCTCTGGCTTTATAAAGGATTACTATAGTCAACATCGCCCTGTGATTTTAAAAGAAGGAATAGAACATTGGCCAGCTTTGCACAAATGGTCTCCGCAATATTTTGCTTCTAAATTTGGCCATCATTCAGTTGAAGTTCAGATGAATAGAAATTTAGATGAACAGTTTGAAAGACATTCTCCATCACTAAAACAGAAAATGAAGATGTCAGAATTTGTATCAAAAGTTATGTCAGTTGATGCCAGTAATGATTTTTATATGACTGCAAATAATGCGACCAACAGCCATCAGATGCTTCAAGAACTATTTTTAGATATTGGTGATTTTGCAGAAGGTTATTGTGACTCGGCTTTAAAAGATGAGCGTAGTTTTTTATGGTTTGGACCTAAAGGAACTTTTACGCCATTACATCATGATTTAACGAATAATATGTTAGTTCAAATTTATGGACGCAAAAAAGTAACTTTAATTCCTGCCTTGCAAGTTCCTCATCTATATAACGATCATTGGGTGTTTAGCGAATTAAGTAATGCAAATAAAATTGATTTTGAAAAATATCCTTTGGCAAGATCAATCACTCCAGTGGAATGTATTTTGAATGCTGGGGAGGCTTTGTTTATCCCCATTGGTTGGTGGCATAGTGTAGAAAGTTTAGATGTCTCAATCAGTATTTCTTTTACCCATTTTAATGCGCCAAATCATTATGTTGATCGGTTTCCAAAAGAGGTCTAAGAATGAAAATTGCATCTTAAACCGTTCAGTGTGACAATTGCTCGGCCCATACTGTTTTTCAAATATGAAGGAAAATTGTTACCCTATGACCACACTCCAAACGAACAATGCAGAACTTAATCAGAAGCAGGTATTAATGTTAATGGAATACCTGACGCAATGGTTAATTCGTTCAGGAGTGGGATATAACGACTTTGTGACTGCTTTGAAACCTGTTTTTTATCAACAGGCTTTAACTGAGCTAGAGCGTATAGAGCAAAAACCAACCGATTCAGCGGTCAGTTTACTTTCAGGGTTACATCGCAAAGATGTGAATGCATTTAAAAAGGCGATGCAGGCTGGGCAGCCTTTAACAGAAGCAAAAGTAGCAGAGCCAGTAAGTGTTCCTGCTCGGGTGATTGGCTTGTGGCTTGCAGAGGGATTGGCAGAAAAAATTCCTTTTATTAGCGAAGATCAGATTAGCTTTGAAAGTTTGGTAAAGAAAGTTTCAACCGAAAAACATCCAAGATCTATTTTGAACGAACTTGAGCGTCTGAACATTGTGAAAGAAGAAGATGACCTTGTGGTGTTGCAGCAGCGTAGTTTTATGCCTGATGTTGAGCAATTCGAGGTTAGAAAATTATTAACGAATAACTTAGAGGCACATTTAGCTGCCGGAGTTCATAATTTATTTCAGCCAGAAAAAGAACCTTATTTAGAACAAGCAATTTTTGCTGATGAATTAACAGATGAATCGATCACTTTACTCAAAGAAGCAAGTTTACGCTTGTGGGAAGATCTATCATTACAAGTACTCAAGTTAGCCATTGAACGTTGTGCACTCGATGAAGGAAAAGAGGGTGCAACTAAAAATTTCCGTTTCGGAGCTTATCAATATGATGAAAACAACTTATAAAAAATTAATAATATCCATGAGTTTCATTTTGATGGGTGGTCTTTTGACTGCTTGCGGAGAGGATTTATTCGCAGGTGGTGCCAGTTTAGGTGGATCGGGAAATCCGACTAAACCCGGTAAACCAGGTGATTATGAAACACCTGCCGATGGTGAGAAAGGTGACTCAAAAGATAATGAAATCTGGTTACCCGCACCTGTTGAAGATGACTGTAATGGCTTGCATCGTAAACTACAGTTCTTAAATAATGTAACGCGTGAACCAATCGAAAAAGAAACAGTTTTTAAATATGCACAGCAGTTAACTCTAAACGGTACTCTGGCTTTGCAGATTACTCAAACTAATAAGGGATTAGAGAAAATACAAGAACGACAACCTGCGTGTTATGTGCCTTTAGAACTCTATTTATTTGGAAATACTAAACGTTCTTATCCAGAAAATGAGTGTAAAGAGACTCAAACTTACGAATATCAGCCTAGTGAAACCAAAACTTTTATTGTCAATTATCCTGCATTTGAAGTCATGAATGGTACTTGGAAATATGGTCTAGAAAGCACTTATTTGAAAAATGAGCAGGAGTTAAAACAATGCGAGCCTTTAACTATTCAATTTAAAATAAGTGTGCCGCCTGAACCGATTAAAATTAATTAAGTTGAGCCGCGCCCTTCCGCTAAGAAAAAAGCCTAATCAATCAAGTTCAATAAAATTTTAAAGGATTTATGGGTTAAGCTTGCTCTAGCACTTTTCCATCATAAGTTATTTGGGCTGCTAAAACTTGCTCAATATTATTTTCAGCCCATTCCTTTAATTGGAACGCCATTGAAGCTACATTTTGCCCTAAAGAAGTAAGTGAGTAATCAACACGAATTGGAGATGTATTTTGGATTTTACGTTCGATGAAACCATCTCTCTCCAACATCTTTAATTTTTGAGATAGAACTTTCGGCGAGATACCTTGAATATTCTTTTTGAGCAAATTGAAGTGCTGAGTTTCTTCTTCAAGAACATTTAAAATTAATAGAACCCATTTATCTGCAATTTTTTCAAAAAATAAACGAGCAGGGCAATGTTGTTGAAAAATATTATATTTTAGACATTCATTCATATCATTTACCTATAATTTTTTGAAAAATTACACTAGTTACCAGTTAGTAACTAATTGACACCTAGTTTCTAAAATATATCATAAAGTGGAATTTAATAAAACAAAGGTTTGCTCCCATGTCTAACTCTAATATCGCGGTTGTATATTTCTCTGGTTATGGCCACACAAAAGTCGTGGCTGAAACATTTGCAAACGAAATTAATGCTCAGCTTATCCAAATTGATCAAGAGGGAAATATTACTGATCAAGATTGGCAGATATTAAATGATGCGAAGGGGATTGTTTTTGGTGCACCTACTTATATGGGTACAGCGCCATGGCAGTTTAAAAAGTTTGCTGATGCAACTTCAAAAGTATGGTTTACACGTGGTTGGCAAGATAAAGTATTTGCAGGTTTTACAAACAGTGCGAGCTTAAATGGGGATAAGCAAGTAACTCTTATTCAACTACAAACTTTAGCATCACAGCATGGTGGCATTTGGGTGAGTCTTGGTTTATTACCAGCAAATACGAAAGATGCTACACGTGAAGATGTAAATAACTTAGGCGGTTCGGTAGGGCTTTTAGTTCAATCGCCTTCGGATGCAAGTGCGGAAGAGGTTCCTACTGGAGACCTTGAAACAGCAAAACTTTATGCACAACGTGTACAAAGCATTGTAAATAAAATTTACGGTTAATTTGATCATAAAAAAGGCGCTTTAAGCGCCTTTTTATTACTCATGCTCGTTATGTTGTGGAGCATTATATTTAAAGCCTTTGGTTTTATAGGCAAGATAACCTACACCAATAACGGCCCAAGCTAAGCCAATTTGTAAGGCAAGCTTATCAATCTCTAACCACATCATAAACACACTGGCAAAACCAAGCGTTGGTATAGCAATATAATTAATGATGTCTTTAAGCGTTTTATTCTTGCCATCTCTTAATGCATAGCGAGAAATTACAGAGAAGTTAACAAAACTAAAAGCAGTTAAAGCACCAAAACTAATCAAGTTAACAATATGTTCAAGATCTAGGAAACCAGCAGATAAAGCAACCACACCAACAATAAGAATGTTGTAAGTTGGGGTGTGCAATTTTGGACTGATATGACCAAATAATTTCTTGTTGATGACGCCATCGCGTCCCATCACATACATTAAACGTGATACACCCGCATGGGCAGAGATACCTGATGCCATTACAGCAACTACAGCAAAATATAAAACCAAAGTTTTAAACAGCAAACTACCAATCGCAGCGACCATCACAGGTTGTGATTCATCTAAAGGATTAAAGTAAGTGTTTGGGTTACTTGGGAAATATAATTGGATGAAGTAAGTACTTACAATGAAAATAATACCTGCAAGTAATGCTGTAGAAAAAATAGCTTTTGGTAGCGTTTTTTCTGCATCTTTTGTTTCTTCAGCAAGAGACGATAAAGCATCAAATCCGGTAAAAGAGAAGCAGAGTACAGTCGCGCCAGCAATTAAAGAACTGACAGACGTCATATCGTTCCAAAAAGGAGTTAATGACCACAATGCCGCTTTATCTGGATTTAAAGTTCCATCTGCATATACACTTTGAGTAAGTAAGATATATACTTGATAAACAAAATAAAAAATTACGCCAAGCTGAATAACAACAATCGTACTGTTAAAACGTGCAACAAACCGTGC
This region of Acinetobacter sp. XS-4 genomic DNA includes:
- a CDS encoding PT dipeptide repeat lipoprotein, coding for MNNIVKGSSIALIFIALSGCGSDDNDSTPTPTPTPTPTPTPTPTPTPTPTPTPTPTPTPTPTPTPTPTPTPTPTSVADRFVGSWLAGKGGCINGSALKMNVIKVSDNSVRFASETIRYENESNCTGNIVASYRQAEDFSLVSNIGAPQTIQTSSYNKVDWQLVVAGKLTQKQPAILGFKNANQFCLVPTDEPNAIHNYLQQANFDLTTTCFTKTTPSASMQKPTQVLATASYRLGDNKESWADLLTQLNDQGRQGYALLTPSVSLNNPDSSFALYKNLYVKNNKTTDTYTYKTVDVKTNSVANRYLLWVNELNKQGSLGYIYKLSFGEVTSNTDKYLFVKNDKKPATYTYSNRFLTNTSRTTILNAFNELGAQGCKLIYANSAFTNNGTTNGTFYVPTCVNSSTHNGTYAYRYFEVPQHIPFNKDDAIKLEKLLKEQAAEGYRLVDANNNLGFFNIDGYLFERDSENTGPVEYKVFIEDAASETDEPYLVENRIQDQGKLGWFFAVRLGSVYTNSPTNYDLASGVIFPK
- a CDS encoding flavodoxin family protein, which encodes MSNSNIAVVYFSGYGHTKVVAETFANEINAQLIQIDQEGNITDQDWQILNDAKGIVFGAPTYMGTAPWQFKKFADATSKVWFTRGWQDKVFAGFTNSASLNGDKQVTLIQLQTLASQHGGIWVSLGLLPANTKDATREDVNNLGGSVGLLVQSPSDASAEEVPTGDLETAKLYAQRVQSIVNKIYG
- the serS gene encoding serine--tRNA ligase — its product is MIDPKLLRNNIEAVNAALAKRGVQLDVQEWASLETHRKDLQSKTEKLQAERNAGAKQVGQIKKSGGDASEIMARMQAIGDEIKAAEVALSELQNEIEQKALSIPNLPDESVPAGKNEDDNVEISKWGTPRQFEFEIKDHTDLGEWMGGLEFETATKLTGSRFSVLKGSLARLQRALTQFMLDTHTLKNGYTEAYVPYLVNADSLRGTGQLPKFEEDLFKLQGEKEYYLIPTAEVPVTNFVRDEIIDTERLPLKYAAHTPCFRSEAGSYGRDTRGLIRQHQFDKVEMVQIVKPETSMQALEDLTAHAEGILQALGLPYRKILLCGGDMGFGAIKTYDLEVWVPSQNTYREISSCSNMGDFQARRMKARYRMDQKKTELVHTLNGSGLAVGRTLLAVMENYQREDGSIEIPEVLRPYMGGLTFID
- the rpmA gene encoding 50S ribosomal protein L27, yielding MATKKAGGSTKNGRDSNPKMLGVKVYGGQAVTAGNIIVRQRGTEFHAGANVGMGRDHTLFATADGVVKFEVKGQFGRRYVKVETV
- the cysG gene encoding siroheme synthase CysG, yielding MDIFPISLKLQQQRCLIVGGGHIALRKANLLAKAGAVIDIIAPAIEDQLLSLIQATGGQYFAETFAENSLNTPYRLVIAATNDAQVNKAVFEQCEARNLLVNSVDDIPHCRFMVPAIIDRSPLIISVASNGASPVLSRQLRTQIETIVPHGMGKLAEFSGQWRKQVKEKITNPDERRIFWENLYASPLKEQVFNDNLEVANDLIQQALTEWTAPKGEVYLVGAGPGDPELLTLKALRLMQQADVVIYDRLVSAPILELCRRDATKIYVGKARSNHSVPQDGINALLVEYAQKGKRVCRLKGGDPFIFGRGGEEIQELVEANVTFQVVPGITAASGCSAYAGIPLTHRDYAQSVRFLTGHLKEGSPELPWNELVYENQTLVLYMGLVGLERICEQLIAHGQRADMPVALISKGTTPEQKVIVGTLADIATKVSEHHIVAPTLTIIGEVVSLREQLKWQ
- the lolA gene encoding outer membrane lipoprotein chaperone LolA, translated to MNMLRKTMCAITLSASVLAPVMSTTVFAAPVAAPEQQAIGNLVNQLSGLQRLTADFEQTTKANTKTVAQKKSLSAQHMNQTFKGSMKVERPGKFYWETVSPSKQTIVTSGKTVWIYDPDLQQAVRQSLDDQVADTPALLLSGNTNQIMKSYRVTQPDKSKLYFTLFPKKEDGAFQSLTISFGANKAPTLMVLQDSLGQTTYVRFNNVKVNASIPASVFNFTPPKGTDVIDQ
- a CDS encoding cupin-like domain-containing protein; amino-acid sequence: MAAYNQIEIFEKSQKWFDQLPLEWKNWLEENLEKGCGVEQLVDVLKANGFEPRFEMNDLKFQTLSDHDQEWIIEQVLNKVTSTEIVKILIEQGHNDLKVKEYLNNLENNQLYKILKKKHHQLKKREWLIDTVDQLAQLNSGYSEEIPSITAPQFSGFIKDYYSQHRPVILKEGIEHWPALHKWSPQYFASKFGHHSVEVQMNRNLDEQFERHSPSLKQKMKMSEFVSKVMSVDASNDFYMTANNATNSHQMLQELFLDIGDFAEGYCDSALKDERSFLWFGPKGTFTPLHHDLTNNMLVQIYGRKKVTLIPALQVPHLYNDHWVFSELSNANKIDFEKYPLARSITPVECILNAGEALFIPIGWWHSVESLDVSISISFTHFNAPNHYVDRFPKEV
- a CDS encoding helix-turn-helix domain-containing protein; this encodes MNECLKYNIFQQHCPARLFFEKIADKWVLLILNVLEEETQHFNLLKKNIQGISPKVLSQKLKMLERDGFIERKIQNTSPIRVDYSLTSLGQNVASMAFQLKEWAENNIEQVLAAQITYDGKVLEQA
- a CDS encoding DUF6502 family protein, which produces MTTLQTNNAELNQKQVLMLMEYLTQWLIRSGVGYNDFVTALKPVFYQQALTELERIEQKPTDSAVSLLSGLHRKDVNAFKKAMQAGQPLTEAKVAEPVSVPARVIGLWLAEGLAEKIPFISEDQISFESLVKKVSTEKHPRSILNELERLNIVKEEDDLVVLQQRSFMPDVEQFEVRKLLTNNLEAHLAAGVHNLFQPEKEPYLEQAIFADELTDESITLLKEASLRLWEDLSLQVLKLAIERCALDEGKEGATKNFRFGAYQYDENNL
- a CDS encoding RsiV family protein; the protein is MGIIMRLYDKKIICILPLMAAMAIVSGCQPKSAAKDEQAASTAKVKEAKEVGVPVIQAKVIPVKLPKSKVCLEDGCTEYDFQTVQTNQKWINDYFTNRIKKADPNAFANLADQPVDVPEGEPRSSQSAIYVRYLGQNYNLATFALQTYSYSAGAAHGMSHQEFVTFDLLNKKHITVAELIQPDVEKQLVDALFDANTNWLQEHNISREKLQLSDNFYYGANGIVFVYPIYELASYAEGMSELTLPYFEASKFIKPEYLPSVPNYKF
- a CDS encoding tRNA (cytidine(34)-2'-O)-methyltransferase, which codes for MIHVVLYEPEIPANTGNIIRLCANTGAQLHLVKPLGFELDDKKLKRAGLDYHEWARMQIWDNIELCLADLKAKGVEHVFPLTTKGSATPHTVDLNRPVALLMGPETRGLPEHVRLMFPQEQWIRLPMAENSRSLNLSNATAVIVYEAWRQQGFKNLG